AATTGCAATTAATCATTAATTAATACTTTACACTATATCTatgaatatatgaaaaaaaaagactttgacttaataaaaaattgtattaatgggttgaatttttgtaataatgcAATTATAATTTGTAAACTAAAATATAATGtgatttccttaaaaaaaaaaaaaaaaaaaattgaatgacaATTTTTCAAATCCTATATTCATTAGTAGGAATCTGTCACTTgtcaaaataattgaaaacctCCTATCTCCTTCCTTCCATCTCATGGTGGGACCTATTATTTTCCTAAGGTCTTTGTTATGTAGAATTTGCATTTGTCTCTCTCATGGTCCTCCTCAAAGAAACAGTTTTGGCCAAAATAGcctttttatgaaaaaatgataataataaatttaattgatttaccAAATTTATATTCAAGATGGTTTTTTTATTACCACCTACAgtcatattattaattattattattatttttataattttagttgaaGTCTCAATTATTAATCAGAGACttcagtaaaaaaataaatgaaacctCAATTGCTAAATgcgttttcatttttaatctaAAACCTCAATTGATAATTAAGACTTTATTTTTGTGAGAGGAAGATGTGACACTCGTATGATCTACACggaatataagtttgaaaaaggCTTAAACGGATTATTTTGACCTAAAATTCCAAAGAGACACTTTTAAGACACATGTTGCAGAATAATTTTAGAgtccttatttttaaatttataaatacaaatttaatttcaaataattaaggtataaaacaacaaatgataactctaaaaattatttgataaaagaCCACAAATGTAATTTTCACCTTTAGATCTCCTTCTAttaataaaatctattttaatatcttttgtgtccaaaaattttaaaattacttatatttaaaaaaaaatataacatgagAATAGGATTTGACGCGTTAGAAATTTTTCCCTAGAAAATCTTTTCTTTCCAATCATTTTCCGTGAAAGCAACCAGGGGATCACCGATTGGCGATTACCAGACACTACtcatcaattattttattctttggtCCGCACACACGCATTAAGTAACGGACGGACCCGATTGTCTGAGATCCATCACACTCCCTGTACTTGTGtctcagcttcttcttctgctCCTCGCTTACCAAAATCTGGAATCCAGATCGGGCGATTCGCAGTCGGTGTCGTCAATCCAATGGCGGTAGCAGCTCGAGGCGGGCGAGGATCGTTCGGCGGCGGCGGTCTACGCAATATCGTCTCGTATCGCATCTTTGCCTCCGCCCTGTTCACTATTCTCTTCATCGCCACAATCTCCGTCCTCCTCAACACCAATCCAGCTCCTCCATCTCACGACTCTGTAAGTTATTACTTTACTCTCATTCTCTCCAGATGGCATTAAAAACGGTTGCGGATTCTCACACTCTGTGGTCGGTGTAGGTGATCCCGAGCTCCGGCAACGCCTACATGCAACGGACCTTCCTTGCCCTCAAATCTGATCCGCTCAGGACCCGACTCGACCTCATCAACAAGCAGGCCAACGATCACATCACCCTCGTCAACGCCTATGCGGCCTACGCCCGCAAGCTCAAGCTCGATATCTCGCGGCAGCTCCGAATGTTCGACGATTTGGCGCGGAATTTCTCTGATCTGGCGGCACGGCCTGGACGGAGGACGGCGCCGGAGGATGAGGTGGAGGGGACGGGGGACGAGGACCTTGTGAGGCAGTTGGAGAAGGAGGTGAAGGACAGGGTGAAGATCGCGAGGCTTATGATTGCTGAGTCGAAGGAGTCGTATGATAATCAGATCAAGATTCAGAAGTTGAAAGATACTATTTTTTCTGTGAATGAGTTGCTGGTGAAGGCGAAGAAGAATGGGCAGGTTGCAAGTTTGATTGCCGCGAAGTCTATTCCGAAGAGTCTGCATTGTTTGGCGATGAGATTGGTGGAGGAGAGAATTGCGCATCCAGACAAGTATACGGAGGAAGAGGACAGTGCTGAGTTTGAGGATCCGAGTTTGTACCATTATGCTATATTTTCGAATAATGTGATTGCAGTGTCGGTGGTGGTGAATTCTGCGGTGAAGAATGCTCAGGAGCCATGGAAGCATGTTTTCCATGTGGTATCGGATCGAATGAATGTTGCCGCCATGAAGGTTTGGTTTAAGATGAGGCCGGTCGGAGGAGGAGCACGTGTGGAGGTGAAAGCAGTGGAGGATTATGcgtttttaaattcttcatatGTGCCGGTGCTTAGACAAATGGAGTCAGCGAATTATGGGGATAATGCAAAAATAAGGAACCCCAAGTACTCATTGCTGAATCACCTTCGGTTTTATTTGCCTGAGATGTACCCGAAGCTGCACCGCATTTTGTTTTTGGATGATGATGTGGTTGTTCAGAAGGACCTATCAGCCTTGTGGAGGATTGATTTGGATGGAAAGGTGAATGGGGCTGTTGAGACTTGCTTCGGCTCATTTCATCGCTATGCCCACTATTTGAACTTCTCGAATTCTGTCATTAGGGAGAAGTTCAACCCCAAGGCTTGTGCCTGGGCATATGGGATGAATATATTTGATCTTGACGCTTGGAGGCGTGAAAAATGCACGGACCAGTATCATTATTGGCAAAACTTGGTAAGATCATGTTTGCTTCTAGTTTTGGTCTTTTTTGTGTTTCCGTATTTTGTTTAGTCTtgttggagtggttgagttgagTTTGACAAATTGTCTTTTTGTGTGTCCTGTGATTAGAATGAGGATGGGACGCTATGGAAATCGGGGATGCTTCCGCCTGGCCTGATCACATTTTACTCAACAACAAAATCATTGGACAAATCTTGGCATGTACTGGGACTTGGGTACAATCCAAGTATTAGCATGGATGAGATCAACCATGCTGCAGTGATTCATTTTAATGGAAACATGAAACCTTGGCTTGATATTGCCATTAACCAATTTAAGAATCTCTGGACAAAATATGTGGACAATGATATGGAGTTTGTGCAGGTGTGCAATTTTGGGCTCTAGATGAGTACCTGTACCACCCCAACAACGATGAGGTAACAGAGAAAATGAGTTGCAGTAATTGTTCATTCCGGGTTACACATTCTTTCAAGGTTTTGGATGCCATCATTAGTTGTAATTCTCAGGGCGAAGCTCATGGTGGTATCATTGTTTTGCTTTCCatggtaaaaaaaaactcataattactatttttgttgttttactAGTTTTTAAGTTGTCTATTATGAATTGTAGCCAATCAGCTTGGATGATGTATACgcagaaatgattttttttttgtataagttTTCTCTACCAATGAATTTAGTGACCCGAATGGCAATATCTTCTGAAATTATTCACCCTTTCTTGGAGTAGGTCTCTGTTATTATTTCCCTATCTAATCATAATCCATTCCAAAAACAATGTAGTCATATAACAGGACAATTGAAAATGGGCTCTATCGATGTTTTATTTGACAAGATAGTGGCATATGCTATAAATTTTATCTCTCAAAacaagaaattgaagttttgaataaGGGTTATTTCACTTATCTCACCTCAAGTTTTGGCTAAATATACCTTACccttattgatttgaaatttcatcaaatacatcCTCTAtccttttcatttattatttttactcaaCTCCCCTCTCACTCAAAATAGGAGAGGTTCCTTTATCcttttcatttgttatttttactcAACTCTCCTTTCACTCAAAATAGGAGGAAATTAACCCTTtgaataatgatgaaaatataagGGAGGATTTGTTTTGAACTTCATAGCTGTGCCTTACAATTGGCTCTCGAGGTCTCTTTTacattaagaattattttattttgttttttaataagcCTCTTTTACATTAAGAATTATGCTATCTGAAGGATCTTTGAGGGTTTTGGAGCTATTAGACTGTTATCTTTTTGTTGGATCAAATTTTCTATAGGATCTGATGAACGTAATTCTCAACATTTAATTACTTCTTTTTTGATATACTTTTATTTTGGGAATCTAGGGTTTACTGTGAAAATTCTCAACAATTTTTCTagatttcttcttcatgaaTCACCAATTTGTTTGTCATCATCTCTATAATCTGATTTCTTCTGTTTTCACTGAGagatttttgttctatttttatcttaaatttatcttttttttggTTGACTTTATTAGATAGAACACCCTCTTCTATGTGATCAAATTACTCTGAGAAATTTATCTTGTTTGTTAACAATCTCTTCTATGTGAACAAAAGTTTAATCTCTTCCTTTTTCCCCACTACCCCCGTGACAGTAAGAATCTAATTTCTATAAATAATCTGTGAATTGTCtgtctcaaattttcttttcccctttcaGAATCACAAATTGagggtttttttctcttttatgttcACATCATCCTAATCTCATACATGTTTTGGAGAAAAATActataacataatatttaaggATTACCTGTATGTGAGACTTACTCTATTGGTGGACCTTTTTGAAATATGCCCATATTGATCGCTTTTCTGGTCATCTTCAGTTTTGTTGCTTAAGAACATAAGTGGTTGATGTTTGGGAGCTATGAGAGTCCGAACAAGTTCTTCTTTGAGTTTCTCAGATCTCTGTTCATTTTTATACCAAATTTTGGATTTGCCACTAATTGGTATTCTTATGATGCATACATGGAAACAGATGACTGCCTTCTCAACCTCAGCAGAATAGGACTTGCTGGTTTTTTTAAATGGTGGTTTCCTCATTTCTGTTTCTAACAGAACTGCCTTCAAAGCTCATTAAACTGCCAATTGAGCTATAAACAGAAAGTGGGTCTTCCCTTGTTTGCCTTCCTGTTTCcagaaatatttatttgttctatCCAAAGGTCATGTGCCATAAGTTCATGACCCTGCTTTTTAATGCTGGGATCCCCATCAAAACCCTTTGATTTACAAGGAGCTGTGACTTTAGTTGGCCATGGTCATGGGAGTGACATGAAAGCTCTAGAGAGAGAACCCATGCTGAATTGAGGTTTCTGGAGCTCAGAAAGTTTTAGGTGGTGAAGAGGGTGTATCATGGAAATGATTAAAGGTATCAAGCACAAAGAATACTTGGGATTTATTGGTGTCTGTTGACAGTTATAAAATGAGGACCTACAAAGTGTTAGTTTAATGGAACTAAGCAAGGGCAATTACTCTTCTTAAATTTGGTGACCAGTTCTTCATTGGACTTGATTCCCATTTTGACTGTTTCCAAGTAGATTCCTTGAACTCTGTTTTATCAAATAATGCATTCTGATTTGACACTTGAAATTGTGATTTATAGCCGAAACAGATTGCTTGGAGTAGATTTTGCAACTGATATTAGCATGTATTGCACTTGTAACAGCTGTTAttctgttatttttattttttatttcactgtTGATTAggttttaatattatttaatattttcttttgtttgttttggaaaaaaatatattaagctaATTTGTAGTGAGAGAGTATTGCATAAGGTACAAACATTGTAACATATATCAGGAGAGTATTATATAAGGTTCCCCAATGTTATTGCTGTTAAAGCGGTCATTTCATGCCTTGCAGGAAACAATTAATTATTCCCCCAACATTTTGGAGGGTTTATGGCTCAGGGGGTGGGGGTTGGGGATTGGGGATTGTGGGGTGTGGAATACCGAATACCAAAGAGAGGAACCTGTCTCACAAAGATCAAACTTGAAATTCCCTACTTTGACACAATTGTAGTTGTTTGTTTGGTGAATTGATTTTACTTTGCAAGTACAATATCTTTACTTATTTCTCAATTGTTATTCATTAATGGCAGTTTTTAATTGCAAAGCAGGTGAGGCAATACCACAACTTGACAGGTTTTAATGCAAggcatgtttttattttggttttctccttgtttttgttttttttttcctctctgttttgtttgttttttcttttttttttcaggagCAAAAGTATGACTTTCTAGATTATGATTTCAATTATCAGAACAACAATAATAGTGATTGTAGTGTATgtgctaaaatatttttaaagttgaaTGTACAGCCTATACCTCATGGTTGCCA
Above is a genomic segment from Vitis riparia cultivar Riparia Gloire de Montpellier isolate 1030 chromosome 14, EGFV_Vit.rip_1.0, whole genome shotgun sequence containing:
- the LOC117931336 gene encoding probable galacturonosyltransferase 9 → MAVAARGGRGSFGGGGLRNIVSYRIFASALFTILFIATISVLLNTNPAPPSHDSVIPSSGNAYMQRTFLALKSDPLRTRLDLINKQANDHITLVNAYAAYARKLKLDISRQLRMFDDLARNFSDLAARPGRRTAPEDEVEGTGDEDLVRQLEKEVKDRVKIARLMIAESKESYDNQIKIQKLKDTIFSVNELLVKAKKNGQVASLIAAKSIPKSLHCLAMRLVEERIAHPDKYTEEEDSAEFEDPSLYHYAIFSNNVIAVSVVVNSAVKNAQEPWKHVFHVVSDRMNVAAMKVWFKMRPVGGGARVEVKAVEDYAFLNSSYVPVLRQMESANYGDNAKIRNPKYSLLNHLRFYLPEMYPKLHRILFLDDDVVVQKDLSALWRIDLDGKVNGAVETCFGSFHRYAHYLNFSNSVIREKFNPKACAWAYGMNIFDLDAWRREKCTDQYHYWQNLNEDGTLWKSGMLPPGLITFYSTTKSLDKSWHVLGLGYNPSISMDEINHAAVIHFNGNMKPWLDIAINQFKNLWTKYVDNDMEFVQVCNFGL